The sequence tcaCACATAAGCTAATACTGCATTTGTGTCAAAGACCCTCCTCCTCTGTAAGAGGCATCAACTTAGCTTtacattcactaaaagtgcttgtttttgctcaGATTGTCATTACAAGAGGCCATTTTCACAGCTGCCATTTTCACAGGTCATTGCAGGATAAACACAAGTGTAATTAATAActttaattatggccctgttccatttaggtgggccAGGGCCCTGGTATACACGGGTTTCTTGTATACAAACATTACTGGGTGCGTGCAGATTCAGGGGGCAAAACCACTTTGGCAGCCGTTGTAATCAATTTAGATttgctggctcactgaaatggctGTGACACTAAACAGGACGGGACCATAATTGATTTAAGCAATTAcccctgtgtttaccctgcaatatTGGTGCATtaaaatgaaactcgtgaggaTGCGTTTACAAcatgttcaagtggttaagtcgtgaagaacaccgctgctaagcaacggcaatattaacgttactgtcggcgtctagaagcaaCAGAGGCGAACAATTtggcaagctagcaagtgggtaacataatgcagtaaatgtaaaggcataatgacagaggaaaaagatgaggtcactgggaatatcaacattttcctcagacatatagaattacgaagaaaaacaatatatgactaaaattacaatatattcacttagtAGGCCTATGTaccaaaaaattaacttccatggcctccgccatttctgacaacgtcaacaaacaggTCACAAgttgtgaactctgagctttcagaaactttccacttacaaggtcgtgaataccacaagagatGGGCATTCATATATTCTCGTAAACACGGtcaacacgaccccatttgaaagCACCATATGACGTCATGACATGCTGTGAAAAGAGCCTAGTGTCTGACAACACTATGGAAAGGTCAAGGACcagacagagaaataaaatgtgttctttcctttcacttgatccagtctgtttgAAATTGTATCAAAGTCTCACTGAAGGAGAAGTGTCGTGAAACCTGAATATCAGGCAGCAACAGGTCCCACAGCATTCTTCCTGTGTGGGCATCACAGCACCTTCAGGCTTTTTATAGCAGCTGGTTCTTCCTGCTCTCCCTgttgcccctctctctctctccttgtccCCTCTTCTGTAGAAACTCTTCATCTGTACTCtctagataacactaagctacgctttctgtaacCCGGCTGTCACTCGCGTTTCcgccgttgtcttccggcaacacgtcacctcacgATATTTCaaaacgagacttctccttgagcgggagcAAGTGTTGACAGATTGGGTTGGTTTCCGCCCAGCTCGGCTACTTTTTAAGTTGGGAAAAGTAGCGTTGGGCTGGTAGATAATATATTTGGGCTGCTTTTGTCAACATTTGAAGGAGgtttttttaaagtattgtGAAAACAATATTACCAAACAAGGTGTCATTTTATGGTCAAAAACACAGATACTCAGTAAACTTCGTTGCATTCACTATTGACTCATTTAATTAGAGAAATATGTGCCCGACAGGAGTTATATTTAATCTTTGTTGGGCATAAGGGAGGACCTACTCACCTtgacatcatcattgacattGACTTAGCAATTTGTGTATTTGGTTGAGAGCCAGATAGTATTTAAATACAAACAATACTCCAGTTAAATATGggaattttctttttcataaagTGAGCAAATAAAGACATGGCATTATCAAAGTGATAAACCTTTTAAAGAATAACTCACTTTAAACACACTGGATGTAGACAGGGCAGACAATAatgttcttcctcctcccctccttgtTATAGTAGCACTGAAAGTGGGTAGATTGAGCTCACGTTACCTTTAAACAGCACAGGTGAGCGTGTGGCTCCTCTCTGAGCTCATTAGGGTTATGGCAGACATGAAACACTTTCTAACAGGCAAGATTATGATTTGTGCTGGTTGTTATTGAATTTGGCAGGTTTTAAGTTGTGATTGGGCTGGAAACTGTTAatctgatctggcaacactgagcGAGACTccttccataatgttgtcagacaatTACAATAACAACCAGAGCCCGTCAGAGGCAAAAACCAGCATGTTTAGTGGACGTGAATTGATGATGCCAGATTGCACCGAtatgattacattgcagcctgttGAATTGTTTCTCCTTATTAGtcagtttgacacaaaaacatgggaaaatagggtccaggttgaaaaataccaaagttattgACTCACTGGACAGGCTACTTAAAATGTAAATagtaatttttttattcaaggcagcacaaacaaacatacattataaaaatatggcactaaaatatatataaaatgtccTTTAACACTGATCTAGTGTCCGAAAGATGTAAAGAAAACAATTTACAACAAAATGctctgaaaatgaaaacaaatgtacaaacacacacaaaaatctgCTGGTAATCCTCACGTGATCCAACAGAGTGTATATAAATGTTGGAACCACAAGAGTCAAAGTGGACAGAAAGGACACTTCCTGGTGCATCAAGATAATCATGTCAGCCAAGACGCTGATGGACTAAATAATGTAAATGTGCCTCTCTTCTTTCAAGGACACCGTCAACAATGATACAAGAGCTTATGTCATTTCCAACATTATCAAACAATACATGGCTGTCATCTTAAGCAGCCTAGTTTAAGGACATTGATTTGAATTGTAGTATCATTTGTACCAGCAACCTTGACATTAAGAATATAGTTTGGCACATGAAGGTTTCACACACTGCTTTTGAAACCTACTAtcccatattattattatcaaggAAGCTGTACTTTGTCTTTATTATTTGTGCATGTCTGCTTAGCCTCCTTTCACCGGGTATAAAGTCAAATGCATCCTTTTTGTATGTTTCTATGAAGAATTCAGGACACACAGACATCTACATTATTATGAACTAATAACCTGTTGTTGCCTTTGAAATGTTAAGACTTGTTGCACCAGAAAGactaatcatcatcatcaatgatTGCATAGTGATTTTTGCCACTTTGACAGGGCAAATTAAAAGCTTGAAAATCTAGTGATTACACTAACGTGGCTGTCAGGCGTCCATGAAACTGCgtgtgtactgtaggtgtgtcaacgtgcacacatacacatggtGCTGGGCAATGAGGCTGTGTGTGCAGACTTCCGCGTATGCATGTGTCCATTAATGTCCTGTATGCATGCATACATGATGAGTGTGTGATTTGTttacgtgtgtgtgcatatgcacTTGTGTCTCAGCAGGTGagtctacatactgtacatgtgtgtgtgttgatctaAGCATTAAGGCTATACTCCTGCTTGTAGCAACAGGGCCGGCAAACGGCGTTGACTAGGCCGTTTCCCAGCTGCAAGAGACAGATGATGAACTCCAGCACAGCAAGGCCcagtaacacacacagcagagtcATGTTCCACTCTACGATGTGAACCGGTTGAAGACACCGTGACCAAGTCTCTGGTTGTAAGAGATACctgggacacagagagagagagagagagagagaagagaatcAATCACAGACAGCAGCTGCATTTCTACCAACATGTGTGGATTGGCTGCACCTCATTCTGAGTGTTGCATTGCATTCTTAAAATGCTGAAATACTAGAGGGAGAGTTGTTTCTAAGTACACACTGATGACTTAATAACATATTAAGTGACATGACACACATGATAAGGTGTCCTGatatacaaaaaataacaaacaaggTGGAGGCAAAGTCCATTGTTATCTATATTAGGGCACCTTGTTCTGTATTATCACGTTTATACCTTGGCCACTTACCACAGGCAAAAAGGAAAACTGAccatttttaaagtttgtttgtAGTTAATTTTACCCGTGGTTTCATCACTGACAAAATGgtaaacataaatacatacaacatAAATGATAACATAGCATTAAAGTGGTGAAGTCATAGACtataagtggacgtagtcaccgtgacatcacccattggtttgtggactgtcgttttaaagtctcgagttcggcattttggccatcggcatcttgatttttttagaagtgcaaccgaatgctgaataagacattttcaggcgaccaaaaaggttaaaagtaactttaatgaactgaaaacacactgtgaaagggttaaagttctacaaTGAAAACTCttaacaactcccagactggacaacgccgtggtagcaacctgtcaatcacaaggtagccacgacctaaagcataccctgctttatggtctatttgactctaaatgggaccataatttactgaatgtacatcatgctgtattgaaactGCATGTAGCctagacttgaaactagcgattgagaccataaactcatgtttacaatatttactgaggcaataaatcaagtgagaagtagggtcattttgtcatagacttctatacaatcagacttctttttgcaatcaGAGGACTAGCCTCCCCCCcataccatcacacacacacacacacacacagcacagtaTCTTCCTACCTGCCCCCCTGGTCTGCAAAGGGGTACGACCATCCAAACGAGGTGAAGCACTGTGGGCCCTGCATCAAGGCGAATCCTGACATGACGAAACAGTAGCCAGACCCCACCATGCCGACCACAGCTGCCAACACTGACCCGCACATCTGGAGAAACGCaatgcagacacacaaaaagaTTTATAAAGAGGAACGTGCACATGCTTGGATGCCTTTGTGAATGAATGCGTGACTGCCTGTCTGTATGAATGTAAACTGTTTCATTCATCCGAATCATAGATCAGATATAGAGGCAGCtgctatacacacacacgcacacacaactgCAGCTGTGCATGTGGTTTGAATGGTGTGAGCAAAGCTTACTTTGTTGAGTTTTGACTAACAATGGGACCCTTGTTGAATTATCATAGCTGGATTAGCATTAGCATTCCACCTCATAAGGACACAGTGTTGGCTGGCTTAATGACAACTGTACAGTATTATTCTCCAAGTGGTGAGAAAGAAACAGCAACATGGCAGTAAAATGGGAACATTATGAAGAGTTACAAGGGGTGAAAGACCAAGAAAAGGGATAACAGTTCATAAATAATGATCTGCATGTAGCAAACAGAAATATATGAACATAATATTAAGTCTTTGGTTATGTATTTAGAGAGCAAATGTTTGGGAAATAAGGATTTTCTTAAATAAAAGGAGTTATTTATTACCCGATGATACATGTCAGGCTTGTACTAATCCAGCATAAACACAGTATGGGGCTTCTCTACCTTAGCATTAGCTTAGCATCAGTGTCATTAGGCCACACAGGCTGCGCATAGCGTACTTCCTGTAGGTTTTGAGTGTTATTGATAGTTTGGTGAGTCCCTTACCATCAGGCCCTCATTCCAGCAGCAACTACATTTCCCCAGAGTGATGAAGGCCACAGCTGGAATCAGCATCTGTAAATACAGGGACATTTCTGAagagcagcattttttttttttttccatttttaaggAAATGATACacgtagtgtagtatagtatagtaaataTAGATGCTAAAGCTACGTAATGATTTTACTACAAAGAAAGAGTATTGATCCTGCTTTTCTTTGCTGGCAGTTACTGTGAGCTTTTTATATCAATACCACCACCCATATTCCTATAGCCCAACaagtcaagtccaagtgaaATGTATTCATACAGCACATACGTACACATACAACACCTTCTATCCTTAGCCTAGACGCACTTCTTGTCCCACCTGTCATTCCCCATCCTTGCTAAAAGCagtattgtttattgtttgcaACATGAGGCTCATTACACACTAGAATCAAGATGTTTGGGATCCATTTTAGACTCAGCCAGGTTCAATTATACCTGGTCAGATGTGGCTCACCTTTCAGCAGTCTGAGTAGTAGGCTACTTTGTTAGGCCTAGCCGTGCTTTACTAACATAGTATGTAGCATGTCAAATAACATGGCGGAAAGTAGTCCTAAATATGCTGCACTGCACAGTAAACAGGGACTTGTTTTGGACACAGCCTTAGACtgtttgcatgctaacattaacattaccaTAGAAATGAGATTTAAAGGTATCCTGAACTAAAGTGTTGCATAAGTGAAACTTTTGACCTGTTGTTGGTGCTACATAAAAAGTCAGGAGACACCTTTACCAAGCTGAGGGAAAGAGGAAATAATGGAAATCCTACATCTGTTTGTTTCAAGCTACTCTTTCactatccctccctccctttttcctctcctcctctttcctgtgCTGTTGTCTCTCTCCCAGCGGTCAAGGACTTTAAATCAAATCCTAACAGAGGGAGGGAAGTTCCCAAGGTTTTACACACACACGAACgtacgcaaacacacacacacacacacacagatcatacACATCCTGGATGTCCCCCTAAAGCACTATCCTCGAGCAGAGGCCGAGAGTAACACTTACAATACAGAGGGAAGTGCACAgcaagaaaggaagagagggaaagaaggacaaatgagggaggaagagggagggagaggaagggagggagctAAAGATAGATCTCTCTCAGAGGGGTTCAGTTTGCTCTTTGACTCTTTAGTGTTCTGTCATTTCcacaaagaaaggaaaaaacccAAAGAGGAAAAAATAAGGACAGCATGGAAAAAGTAATCTCAGATAAagcaaaaacataaatgaaaatCTCCAGAATTAACAGCAGGTAACCTGTGCTTGCAGAAAGGTTTTCTCCTCTAATAACAGATGCAACAAGAACGTGTAGGCTATACAAGCAACCCAAACACAGATTAACTACTGTGTTTTCCTAAAATAGTGAGTAAACTGAAACAAGATCCAGGCCATTATTTCAGATAGGCTCTTACTAGAAGTCTTTATTTCTAAATTCCCctgatttaaatgtatgtatttcctcctgttttgtGGTCCATTCCCATTTGCTGctgtttgatgttaatacaaacTTCCTGCATAGTTCACATTAAGAACCTTCCAGCAGTTCAAGGGgcatgatcccctgacttttattgtgaaacatctACAGGAAGTGTCATTTACAGCATGTGAAAGGAACATTTTAAGGATCAGAACGTTCTCTCTCTCATAATTTGACTGGACTTAATAATTCATTGATCATTGTTCTGCTTCCTCTTCTGGTTTTGAAATGCTTGGTCTCCAGTTTCTGTGCTGATTCATCACTTCTACAAAAAGTTTCCTAACAATGAGATACTGCAGCACCAAAATGTTCAAGACCTGTTTTCCCTTTCACTTGTTTTCACAGTTATGTATGCACTAAAACATTTGCGGTTAAATCATCCCTCTTCTTCTACTaagaaactacaaaaaaaatctagatATTTTACAGAGTGAAGCTTTGTGTATGCAACCGAAGCGCTCTGCTGGTCAACAAGGTTAATCTTGTTTGGGAAAATACAATCTCtcctctgttcctctttaaAACCAAACTAAAGGTGCAGCTCATTTCTGCTCAGTTGGAGCATAAACCCGTCAAATCAGCAGCATGTAGCACAAAGATTAACTGTAGTTAAACCTACATCCACGTTTTTTGGGCAAAATAATCCAATTCGATTATTTTATTTGGAAAGATGCGGCCACATTGCCCAGATAGCAAACGTTTCTACTAATTTTAGTTGTAATGACTGATGATTTTTGTCATAAtcaatgtcaaaggtttttataTAGAATAAGAcaaatgatatactgtatgacatgatgaaatacatacagaagTTATAGTTGAATTAAACGGCCGTGTGACTCTTTATCCTCTGAAGTTTCACAGCTTTCAGTAACAGCTCATATTTTTGTGAATTTTCATACTCTGTAGAAATATATGGCCAAAACAGAAACCGCAATCCGATCCTATTTAAGCGGCAGAAAATGGTTGGAAGGACGTGGAAAACGTGGAAAACGTGGAAAAAGAGCTATTATGTTTCAAATTATGAATGATGAATCAGGTTTTGGTCTAAAATCTTGtttcataaaaagaaaaaatatgtatttttagttCTTTTTTGATTATTGgcataaaaaaaacttcatataaaaagtaaaaaattcaACATTCAACCATTTTTAAAGCttgtaaacacattttaaacttaATGTAAAGCAAAATTATAAAAGTAACTTTGGACTAAAGTTAAAGGAAAGTTATCCCATGATACTAAAGTTGAGCTTTTGAAGAGAGAATAACCACACTAAACTTTGTTTGGTCCAAGTAAAATAATGAGACCTTAGCATGTGGTTGTCCTTTCTTCAAAATATGTCACTGCTAAATATGTCACTAAAGTTGACCTCCAGAAATCTGATGATGTGACCAAAGCTGGGATCAGAATACTTCGACCTGACCAAAACCTACAGTATAACCCTAGAAATATAACAAATGTTCATCAtctaattagttttttttaactcaccagtgctcctcctcctcctagtCCCCCAAAGTACCAGATGTAGCTGGCCAGGCGGTCCTGCTGGATGTAGGTGATCTCTCCCATggggaacagcagcagcaggttggcCACGATACAGCAGAGGGCCAGAGGCAGCAGGGCCAGACCCAGAGACCTGGCGAAGCCCACCGAACAACACATCGCTCACCCTAAAACACACTCACAACcgcagggaggagaggagaggactggAATGGGCCGAGGagagcaagagaaagagagaaagaggggagggAAGGGTCGGAGCAGCTGGGGAGccaagaaacaaaaacaagtgacgagagtatgtgtgtgttgaacaGATTCTCCTTCCTTACTGAGAGAGTTCTGCAATCACACAACGTGCACAAGGAAACACACTCTCAGGAAGGGGGCTGACCGATAACTGCACAGAGCTCAGACAGAAATATGAAAAATCCctcaagtgtgtttgtgtgtgtgtttcccacaGCCTCTTAGTCAGCCAGGCCTCACAAAGCACTCGAAAGAATGAATTACCCTCAGAATGACTAAGTCACTACAACAGTGGGTTTTTCCTAATCCCATGTACACATTTGTACGGTCTATGTACCCTATTATGTGTAAATACTATATCTGTACAAGGGCTTACATTATCGATTATTGAGCATTTTGTCTAGGTGAAATCAACACTTGAACACTTGCCAGAAAATTGCTGACATTAATTAGATGGTGATAAATCTAAATTaagtgaaaacagcattttccaAACTGTTAACTTctcagaaaaacatattttgtaaaTCTAGATTAAAGGAAATACGCCCCAAAGATTTAAGATTTTTTCCAACACATTTCTACATATACTTTTAATGCACTATagaagattaaaacattaaaaaggacctattatgctcattttcaggtgcatacttgtattttgggtttctactagaacatgtttacatgctttaatgttcgaaaaacacgttatttttgtcataccggatgtgctgcagcacctcttttcaccctctgtctgagcGCCTCCTCTTTAAAGGTGAGtgtttggcgacatctagcggtgaggttgcagattgcaaccaacttaaaCTTCATaagtgtgccaagcgtgtaggagaactacggcggctgacgcaaaaatgtgaaaatatgaatggtgctatctagagtcagtgttCGGTTTGTCcactctgggctactgtagaaacatgacggccggctctgtgaagaggaaccgctccgtatgtagatataaacggctcattctaaggtaacgaaacgaaaacacttattttcttaatatcatatcatatgatGATCATAATGTCATATTCCAttcctgccaatagatccctctaaatgttacacTTTATTCCTTTAAAAATTGGCAAAAGTACATTTTTCCACGAGACAGTAACTTTGTTGATCAGTTTTAGAGGTACCAATCCAATACAAATGTCTCATTGAAGTTCCCAAATTTATCATAGTGCCCTTAATCAAAGCAACCTCTTTCTAGGTCAGAATGATACAACAACTCAGCAGGTTCATGTGGGGCAACAGGGCACAACATGACTCCTAATACTGCTCTGTCGGAAAGCCACAGAgactgtgtgtatatgtgtgttttaggGGCCCAGTATGTTGTGAGCTGCTTTATAATCCAGCTGGAATGCACTACATCCAGATAAACTGCGCTGTAATCTGGAAGAGGCCACTAACGACCTGCTCTAACAAGCTATTTCAACCAGTGTTAATTAAGACAGATTTTGTTTGGGTGCTGAAACACACGGCTCTTTATGGGAGTAAACGGTTTGTACCAGGTGGGGTTTGGAGCTGTAAGGAGATCAGCGATGAAACAAAGTCCACCATCATGTTTCTGCATCAAGAGATTTGGGTTGAAGTGGAATCAAGTTTGTGCTGTCTGCTCCAGTGTACAAATGGTTGTTTACCAACTCAAGCCactgcatactgtaatataatttatcctgtctgtctgtctctgtattTATCCCGTCTATGTGGTATGTTGAGGGGCAGCAGGGCGTTTCCTGACAGCTAAAAATTCACTAAAAGATAAAGCTCATACACAATACACAACACCCACTTCATCTAGCCTGCTTGAAAACATGCAATGCAATAGATGCATCATATACCATGTGTCAGATCATGATCATTATGTCCTTAGAGTTGTGACAGTGAAAAAGATCATCAAAACACTTGGGGAGTTGGAATAGACTCAGCTAATGTCATGGTAATCtgcataataaaaatatatcttttgtGCACATTCTGGTTTGGAGGTGCCGGACCAAAGCTCACGGAGCGTCCAAAATAGAAACGGTTTGTCCTCTGGGCTAAATGAGTGTGCTCAGTAAATTTaatgtcatgtgtgtgtgcccatTAGACTTTTGATGGTGGTGCTCAAGAAAAGGTCAGAGAGTAAGCAAATAACATAAGTATTTACTTGTGGAGACTGTGAATATACAAAGCAAACTGTAATAAAATCCGACCACTAGTTGTTCATATGTTTTGTACGAAGTATACAATTTTACATTAAAGTAGTGCAACAAAAAAGTATTAGGATTGTTGTTTGGAAGCCCTGAATATCCACACCTACAAGTCCTTTTTGAGACATCTTGCTCCGGACCAAAGCGTTGGACAGGACAACTGAACATTtccatagagtgctgcaggaatgacgtatttttgtaggccaaccaggaagttagcttcgccctggttccctcgacaaaaaggataggatttttccattggattttggattattgcagaaaacaaactctgtggcaaacaaacgtttatgatactgacccgtgttttgttcagcaagataatcttcacaaatgaacatcacttttatgatttttggaGTGttaatgcaatcaccagaagtagaAAGCTAAAGTTTTTGGCTATAAaagaactacaccacggtctcatgaagtatacacaacaaggctgtaatgGTGGACAAGTCGGCGTGAAGACGTTTAGTAGTcacacttgttagcaaccgctttttttaagacacataaaggcttcaaaatttaCAAGTAGAgaatttattaatgtattttatgtcgtaaatcaaaacgttaaaatctcttcatctTGTGTTAACTACataccttatttcaggcatctaactaaaaacccattgacttccaggagagggaaccagaagtgctaaaatgctaactcatttccaggttttaggactcattcctgcaccactctatcaGGCCTTGTTGTTGACAAAGTAAAACCAcaatttgtaaaacaaaacaccacattaaaaaaaaatctatcttGTCGAGGTGCTGAATCCAGAAAAACTTTGACTGAATTATAACTCCTAACCGTATTACCTACTCCTATTAAAATATTGTACACTTCTTTATGAAATGAAGATATTTGAGCACAAatcatctctctctcatcaGGTACAGAGGAATCTGTAGACGATTATGAGCCCATGGACAGAAAAACAATCTTGAGAATTACTTGAAAATaagtttgatttatttgtcatttgtaaaaaatgtgcaaaatcaCGAATAGATCCAGCATATTTCACAGATTATTTTGaatgaaattgaaatgttaAATCAGTAAATATACTTCACTTTAAAGTGTAGCaaaatgatgcaaaacaaatctgaatAGAGATGTAACACTGATTGACTTCattcacattattacattatcttAACtccatttgttttgtaaaatgagaaaaggtgCAACTATCATTTATTGAGGAAGGAGAGTTATATAAGATGTAATGATATTGTTGTCATTTCTTGACCAGCAGCAACTAATTAAAGACATTGAAACGGATAATTATCTCAACCAAAACACAGGGCTGAGGAAGGGCATCTTTGGTATGTCATGTCATGGcacacaaatatttgttttctgaTTTGTTGCTCTATATTTAAGAGCAAACTAACTAGTGCACTAGCTTCTAAATGTAGCTTGAACTCAAGAGGATGTAGAGGGACATATGATGAAAAAAGACACTTTATGAAATATGCTGTGATGCAATGCTGTGACTGTTATAAACCTGAGTTGTTGACGAGTTATTATGGGGTAATATAAAATCAGTCGGCTAATTAAAGAAGCCAAAGGATAAAGGTTAGCGTTTACTGTGAATTCATATTTATAGTACTTCTGTTCTACATTTCAAATGTAGGAATTTGCCTTCAGAAAGCTTTGTGATCACATTATCTGAATATTGCATCtccagggaagaggagaggaggtcacGGTATGTCTAGTATCCCTGAGCACATCCATCCGCTCTGGGGTCTGATCCCGCCCACAGCACCCTGGATGGATGATCAGCTTGATTGACAGACGGGTTCCACCAATCCCCCACTGTGATGATCTGTCCCCACCCAAACACAGACCTCTGGTGACctgtgtgtttgagtgaaaAGATAAATGGAAAAATGCATTGAGCCCATTAAACTGTCCCACAATTTATCTATCTGTCACTATTATGCACTGTAAACTAAAATATCCCACGTCTCATTCGCATGGCAGTTTGGCTGTAACCCTTACaaaagtatacttcaagtttattttacgaagtaaacttaagtatagttcaagtatattcccaagtatactttatgtaatgtgtactaatatcaatgtactagtagtatacttgtaagtgtactattTCAATACTTCTTAGGACTAAATTGGTCCACTTTTTAATTTAGAAAAGTGTActttaaatatactttaaatgtaagagtagtaaactttgagtacacacctagtttacatccaagtgaATTTATATAGGTATaaatatactgttagtttatTAGTTATATAATTGCAGCCccctttttagtttatgaaaatacactttaaagtatactttcagtaAACTACTCAAAGTAACTGCTAATATACTtataagttttctttaagtgaacttatagtaattagccaaatatacttagacttttctgtg comes from Sebastes fasciatus isolate fSebFas1 chromosome 5, fSebFas1.pri, whole genome shotgun sequence and encodes:
- the tm4sf18 gene encoding transmembrane 4 L6 family member 1: MCCSVGFARSLGLALLPLALCCIVANLLLLFPMGEITYIQQDRLASYIWYFGGLGGGGALMLIPAVAFITLGKCSCCWNEGLMMCGSVLAAVVGMVGSGYCFVMSGFALMQGPQCFTSFGWSYPFADQGGRYLLQPETWSRCLQPVHIVEWNMTLLCVLLGLAVLEFIICLLQLGNGLVNAVCRPCCYKQEYSLNA